The Metabacillus sediminilitoris genome window below encodes:
- a CDS encoding zinc-finger domain-containing protein: MSKKQTFQEINEILDTFCVDCLLKKHFRQEHGKRYAHSFCINQCTVGQKIKEMGEKLT, encoded by the coding sequence ATGAGTAAAAAACAAACTTTTCAAGAAATAAACGAAATATTAGATACTTTTTGTGTTGACTGTTTACTAAAGAAGCATTTTCGTCAAGAACATGGGAAGAGGTATGCTCACTCATTTTGTATTAACCAATGTACAGTTGGCCAAAAAATAAAAGAAATGGGCGAAAAACTCACTTAA